One Stenotrophomonas maltophilia DNA window includes the following coding sequences:
- the otsB gene encoding trehalose-phosphatase, translated as MAEPLPLRPPPPLLDDACALFLDVDGTLIEFAARPDAVQLLPDVREAIGRISDRLEGAVALVSGRPLEQLDQLFAPLKLPAAGLHGHELRGEDGRVLRDEHDDDTAEWLHALHQQAMRFAHGHPGVLVEDKGVGLALHWRGAPHAGSDVRAFADRHVRGRASYRLQPGDHVVEFVPVGTDKGRAVRRMMQYLPFRGRLPVFLGDDLTDEFGFDAANGQHGWSVLVGEREPSKAVFALPDIRSVHAWLRENAY; from the coding sequence ATGGCTGAACCGCTCCCCCTGCGTCCGCCACCGCCATTGCTGGACGACGCCTGCGCGTTGTTCCTCGATGTCGACGGCACCCTGATCGAATTCGCTGCACGCCCGGATGCCGTGCAGCTGCTGCCGGATGTGCGTGAAGCCATCGGCCGCATCAGCGACCGCCTGGAAGGTGCCGTGGCACTGGTCAGTGGTCGCCCACTTGAACAGCTGGATCAACTGTTCGCGCCGTTGAAGCTGCCCGCCGCCGGCTTGCATGGCCACGAACTGCGTGGCGAGGATGGTCGTGTGCTGCGCGACGAACACGACGACGACACCGCCGAGTGGCTGCACGCGCTGCACCAGCAGGCGATGCGCTTTGCCCATGGGCATCCCGGCGTGCTGGTGGAAGACAAGGGCGTCGGCCTGGCCCTGCACTGGCGCGGCGCGCCGCATGCCGGCAGCGACGTCCGCGCCTTCGCCGACCGCCACGTGCGTGGTCGTGCCAGCTACCGCCTGCAGCCCGGCGACCACGTGGTCGAGTTCGTGCCCGTCGGCACCGACAAGGGCCGTGCCGTGCGCCGGATGATGCAGTACCTGCCGTTCCGCGGCCGCCTGCCGGTGTTCCTCGGCGATGACCTGACCGATGAATTCGGCTTCGACGCTGCCAACGGCCAGCATGGCTGGAGCGTGCTGGTGGGCGAACGGGAACCCAGCAAGGCGGTGTTCGCGCTGCCCGACATACGCAGCGTGCACGCCTGGCTGCGTGAGAATGCCTATTGA
- a CDS encoding DUF4166 domain-containing protein, producing the protein MLGPAFATLAAPVQALHAAPLPCRYVGQARIVRGRHWLVPLLAALARLPKDGEALPTEVAFSAHGQGERWARRFGRWPMVSRLWAHEGHLREQLGAVRFEFDLQAREGGIDWSVRRVWAFGLLPLPRRWFGGVRCREAWQDERYTFLVDVTLPWAGALIRYEGWLEPQ; encoded by the coding sequence GTGCTGGGGCCGGCCTTCGCCACCCTGGCCGCGCCGGTGCAGGCGCTGCATGCCGCACCGTTGCCTTGCCGCTACGTGGGGCAGGCGCGCATCGTGAGAGGGCGGCACTGGCTGGTGCCGCTGCTGGCCGCCCTGGCGCGGCTGCCGAAGGACGGTGAAGCGCTGCCCACCGAAGTGGCGTTCAGCGCGCACGGGCAGGGCGAACGTTGGGCACGACGATTCGGTCGCTGGCCGATGGTGTCGCGGCTGTGGGCGCACGAGGGGCATCTGCGCGAGCAGTTGGGTGCGGTGCGCTTCGAGTTCGACCTGCAGGCCCGCGAGGGTGGCATCGACTGGTCGGTGCGGCGGGTCTGGGCGTTCGGGCTGCTGCCGCTGCCGAGGCGCTGGTTTGGTGGCGTGCGTTGCCGCGAAGCCTGGCAGGATGAGCGTTACACTTTCCTGGTCGATGTGACGCTGCCCTGGGCGGGAGCCCTGATCCGCTATGAAGGCTGGCTCGAACCGCAGTGA
- the pgeF gene encoding peptidoglycan editing factor PgeF, whose protein sequence is MTAALPLLQADWPAPPGIHALTTRRHGAGISPAPFAQFNLGNRHAADGDTPANVEHNRQLLQQGLALPSAPHWLRQVHSSTVLRFNVPPVEGASEPVADAAVTSVPGVVLAILTADCLPVVFAAADGSEVGAAHAGWRGLADGMLEATVAAMHTPPAQLRAWLGPAAGPADYEIGEEVFHAFVGHDPAAEAAFVATRPGHWKVDLFGLARQRLQATGMDPAQVYGGTVSTMADPDLYSHRRDRRTGRMATLAWIAP, encoded by the coding sequence ATGACTGCCGCGCTGCCATTGCTGCAGGCGGACTGGCCGGCGCCTCCGGGCATCCATGCGCTGACCACGCGTCGGCACGGCGCGGGCATTTCGCCGGCACCGTTCGCGCAGTTCAACCTGGGCAACCGGCACGCGGCCGATGGTGATACCCCGGCCAATGTCGAGCACAACCGCCAGCTGCTGCAGCAGGGGCTGGCGCTGCCGTCGGCACCGCATTGGCTGCGTCAGGTACACAGCAGTACCGTGCTGCGCTTCAACGTACCCCCGGTGGAAGGAGCGAGCGAGCCGGTGGCCGATGCCGCGGTGACCTCGGTGCCCGGCGTGGTGCTGGCGATCCTGACCGCCGACTGCCTGCCGGTGGTGTTCGCCGCTGCCGATGGCAGCGAGGTGGGCGCTGCCCATGCCGGTTGGCGCGGGCTGGCCGACGGCATGCTGGAGGCCACCGTGGCCGCCATGCACACCCCGCCCGCGCAGCTTCGCGCGTGGCTGGGCCCGGCGGCGGGGCCGGCCGACTACGAGATCGGCGAAGAGGTCTTCCACGCCTTCGTCGGCCATGATCCGGCCGCCGAGGCGGCGTTTGTGGCGACACGCCCGGGGCACTGGAAGGTGGACCTGTTCGGGCTGGCGCGGCAGCGGTTGCAGGCGACGGGGATGGACCCGGCGCAGGTGTATGGCGGCACGGTGTCGACCATGGCCGATCCCGACCTGTATTCGCACCGGCGCGACCGTCGCACCGGGCGGATGGCGACCCTGGCCTGGATCGCGCCCTGA
- the rluD gene encoding 23S rRNA pseudouridine(1911/1915/1917) synthase RluD yields MSEQPSESARQAIVPDTAAGRRFDAVVAELFPEYSRSRLTEWIKAGDVLLDGAQVRPRDALRGGEVVTLNVVLETQTDAQPEDIPLDVLFEDEHLLVINKPVGLVVHPGAGNHSGTLVNALLFRDPSVAVLPRAGIVHRLDKDTSGVMVVAKTLEAQTALVEQLAARDVHRQYLAIVMGALVAGGTADAPIDRHPRDRLKMAVREDGKEAITHYRLRERFRAHTALECRLETGRTHQIRVHMAHVRHPIIGDPLYGGALKLPKGASDELVAALRGFKRQALHAETLEFTHPITGEPVRNTAPVPDDMLHLMKVLREDSEAFAARERDRW; encoded by the coding sequence ATGTCTGAACAACCCTCTGAATCGGCCCGCCAGGCCATCGTCCCCGACACCGCCGCCGGCCGTCGTTTCGACGCCGTGGTGGCCGAATTGTTCCCCGAATACTCGCGTTCGCGCCTGACCGAGTGGATCAAGGCGGGCGACGTCCTGCTGGACGGCGCCCAGGTGCGCCCGCGCGATGCGCTGCGCGGCGGCGAGGTCGTGACCCTCAACGTGGTGCTCGAGACCCAGACCGACGCCCAGCCGGAGGACATCCCGCTGGACGTGCTGTTCGAGGACGAGCACCTGCTGGTGATCAACAAGCCGGTGGGCCTGGTGGTGCACCCGGGTGCCGGCAACCATAGCGGCACCCTGGTCAACGCCCTGCTGTTCCGCGACCCGTCGGTGGCGGTGCTGCCGCGCGCTGGCATCGTGCACCGCCTGGACAAGGACACCAGCGGCGTGATGGTGGTGGCCAAGACCCTGGAAGCACAGACCGCGCTGGTCGAACAGTTGGCCGCACGCGACGTGCATCGCCAGTACCTGGCCATCGTGATGGGCGCGCTGGTGGCCGGCGGTACCGCCGATGCCCCGATCGACCGCCACCCGCGCGACCGCCTGAAGATGGCGGTGCGCGAGGACGGCAAGGAAGCGATCACCCATTACCGCCTGCGCGAGCGCTTCCGTGCGCACACCGCGCTGGAGTGCCGCCTGGAAACCGGCCGTACCCATCAGATCCGCGTGCATATGGCGCACGTGCGCCATCCGATCATCGGCGACCCGCTGTACGGCGGTGCGTTGAAGCTGCCCAAGGGCGCCAGCGACGAGCTGGTGGCCGCGCTGCGCGGCTTCAAGCGCCAGGCCCTGCATGCCGAGACGCTGGAGTTCACCCATCCGATCACCGGTGAGCCGGTGCGCAACACTGCGCCGGTGCCGGACGACATGCTGCACCTGATGAAAGTGCTGCGCGAAGACAGCGAAGCCTTCGCCGCGCGCGAGCGGGACCGCTGGTGA
- a CDS encoding TonB-dependent receptor plug domain-containing protein, with the protein MSVRLPASPLGLAIALALSSAAVPALAQDATNLDTVIVTGTRAADRTVLESTSPVDVLTAEDIRKAGVVNGELGSALQALLPSFNFPRQSNSGGADHVRAAQLRGLSPDQVLVLVNGKRRHHTALVNTDSKIGKGTTPVDFNSIPVSAIKRIEVLRDGAGALYGSDAVAGVINVILDNGGDGGEIEASYGANHTDLKPIGRTLTDGQTGNISAKVGTSLGEDGGFLRVGLEYKHRNGTNRAGFDQIPPWDQTPDNLALQGKRNYVLGDGKSKDINLWLNTEIPVGQTSTFYAFGTFNQRDTEGANYFRYPDGDANWKQVYPNGYRPISEGENRDVQAVAGVRGQWGEWSYDGSLDYGQNDFTYRLRDSLNASLGPTSPTRFKTADYEYAQTVGNLDLSRVFTQSDSISHTLGLGVEARHERYQTRPGDPASYAAGPYTDRPTGSQAGGGLTPQDAARLSRDVASAYASLSSQFGEKFSTDLAARYEHNDDFGGELTGKLGLRYEFTPAFALRGAISNNFRAPSLAQIGYESTSTGYNAGGQLVQGRLLSVNNPIARGLGAQNLKPEKSINTSLGFTSRIGEHFDLSLDFFQIDIDDRIALSESITGDALTDYVAANYGVSGLQSASFFVNAADTRTRGAELVTNWRQSLGDGQLLLTGTYAYTKTTLKNVLATPAQLRALNPDYVLFGIEETNTLTDATPRTRGSFSAAWSNDHWSLSTRVNRYGSATRVFNFGDGYIPRQTYQAEWQLDAEVEYRITPQWSVAIGGQNLTDNYPDRSNSDIHYFGNLPYDVLSPIGSNGAYYYGRVRYTF; encoded by the coding sequence ATGTCCGTCCGCCTGCCCGCGTCGCCGCTCGGCCTCGCCATCGCCCTCGCGCTTTCCTCCGCTGCCGTCCCGGCCCTGGCCCAGGACGCCACCAACCTCGACACGGTGATCGTCACCGGCACCCGTGCCGCCGACCGCACCGTGCTCGAATCCACCTCGCCGGTGGATGTGCTCACCGCCGAGGACATCCGCAAGGCCGGCGTGGTCAACGGGGAACTGGGCAGCGCGCTGCAGGCGCTGCTGCCGTCGTTCAATTTCCCGCGCCAGTCCAACTCCGGCGGCGCCGACCATGTGCGCGCGGCGCAGCTGCGTGGCCTGTCGCCGGACCAGGTGCTGGTACTGGTCAATGGCAAGCGCCGCCACCACACCGCGCTGGTCAACACCGACAGCAAGATCGGCAAGGGCACCACCCCGGTCGATTTCAATTCGATCCCGGTCAGCGCGATCAAGCGCATCGAAGTGCTGCGCGACGGCGCCGGTGCGCTGTACGGCTCCGATGCGGTGGCCGGCGTGATCAACGTGATCCTCGACAACGGCGGTGACGGTGGCGAGATCGAGGCCAGCTACGGTGCCAACCACACCGACCTCAAACCGATCGGGCGCACCCTCACCGATGGCCAGACCGGCAACATCAGCGCCAAGGTCGGCACCTCGCTGGGCGAGGACGGCGGCTTCCTGCGCGTCGGCCTGGAATACAAGCACCGCAATGGCACCAACCGTGCTGGCTTCGACCAGATTCCGCCGTGGGATCAGACCCCGGACAACCTGGCGCTGCAGGGCAAGCGCAACTATGTGCTGGGCGATGGCAAGAGCAAGGACATCAACCTGTGGCTGAACACCGAGATCCCGGTGGGCCAGACGTCGACGTTCTACGCGTTCGGCACCTTCAACCAGCGTGACACCGAAGGCGCGAACTACTTCCGCTATCCCGATGGCGATGCCAACTGGAAGCAGGTCTATCCGAACGGTTACCGGCCGATCTCCGAAGGCGAGAACCGCGACGTGCAGGCTGTGGCCGGCGTGCGCGGCCAGTGGGGTGAGTGGAGCTACGACGGCAGCCTGGATTACGGCCAGAACGACTTCACCTACCGCCTGCGCGATTCGCTCAACGCGTCGCTAGGCCCGACCAGCCCGACCCGCTTCAAGACCGCCGACTACGAATACGCACAGACCGTGGGCAACCTCGACCTGAGCCGCGTGTTCACCCAGAGCGACAGCATCAGCCACACCCTGGGCCTGGGTGTGGAAGCGCGCCATGAGCGCTACCAGACCCGTCCCGGTGACCCGGCCAGCTACGCCGCCGGCCCGTACACCGACCGCCCGACCGGGTCGCAGGCCGGTGGCGGCCTGACGCCGCAGGATGCGGCGCGCCTGTCGCGCGACGTGGCCAGCGCCTACGCCAGCCTGTCCAGCCAGTTCGGCGAGAAGTTCTCCACCGACCTGGCCGCGCGCTACGAGCACAACGACGACTTCGGCGGTGAACTGACCGGCAAGCTCGGCCTGCGCTATGAATTCACCCCGGCGTTCGCGTTGCGCGGCGCGATCTCCAACAACTTCCGCGCGCCGTCGCTGGCGCAGATCGGCTACGAATCCACCTCCACTGGCTACAACGCAGGCGGCCAGCTGGTGCAGGGCCGCCTGCTGTCGGTCAACAATCCGATCGCACGCGGCCTGGGTGCGCAGAACCTGAAGCCGGAAAAATCGATCAACACCTCGCTGGGCTTCACCAGCCGCATCGGTGAGCACTTCGACCTGTCGCTGGACTTCTTCCAGATCGACATCGACGACCGCATCGCGCTGTCGGAGAGCATCACCGGCGATGCGCTGACCGACTACGTGGCGGCCAACTACGGCGTCAGCGGCCTGCAGAGCGCCAGCTTCTTCGTCAATGCCGCCGATACCCGCACCCGCGGCGCCGAGCTGGTCACCAACTGGCGCCAGTCGCTGGGCGATGGCCAGCTGCTGCTGACCGGCACCTATGCGTACACCAAGACCACGCTGAAGAACGTGCTGGCCACGCCGGCGCAGCTGCGCGCGCTGAACCCGGACTACGTGCTGTTCGGCATCGAAGAGACCAACACCCTCACCGATGCCACCCCGCGTACGCGGGGCAGCTTCTCTGCCGCCTGGAGCAACGACCACTGGTCGCTGAGCACCCGCGTGAACCGCTATGGCAGCGCCACCCGCGTGTTCAACTTCGGTGACGGCTACATCCCGCGTCAGACCTACCAGGCCGAATGGCAGCTGGATGCCGAAGTGGAATACCGCATCACCCCGCAGTGGAGCGTGGCCATCGGCGGGCAGAACCTGACCGACAACTACCCGGATCGATCCAACAGCGATATCCACTACTTCGGCAACCTGCCGTACGACGTGCTGTCGCCGATCGGCAGCAACGGCGCGTATTACTACGGCCGCGTCCGCTATACGTTCTGA
- the otsA gene encoding alpha,alpha-trehalose-phosphate synthase (UDP-forming): protein MSRLVVVSNRVAVPGENRAGGLAVGLLAALKERGGMWFGWSGKSVRDGSGTLHTQKDGDIEFVTLDLSKREVDGYYNGFANRTLWPLLHFRLDLVDYDRGTRETYHKVNALFADKLAPLLREDDIVWIHDYHLIPLGALLRERGIGCRIGFFLHIPMPSADLLQAMPDHLRLFSALYAYDLVGFQTQRDADRFQTYLRLFGGGRVLDNGELEAPGGRRFRAAAFPIGIDTELIARQAGTAATKAAVKNLRASLRDRQLAIGVDRLDYSKGLPERFLGFERYLERHPDQRGSLTYLQIAPVSRGDVTEYRQLRSQLEQIAGHINGGHAEPDWTPLRYVNQNFTHATLTGFYRAAAVGLVTPLRDGMNLVAKEYVASQDPEDPGVLVLSLLAGAADELKQALLVNPHDLDGVADAIATAATMSLHRRKERWHAMMEHLRTYDINHWRRSYLDALEG, encoded by the coding sequence GTGAGTCGTCTGGTGGTGGTTTCAAACCGCGTGGCTGTGCCGGGCGAGAACCGCGCCGGTGGCCTGGCGGTGGGCCTGCTGGCCGCGCTGAAGGAACGCGGCGGCATGTGGTTCGGCTGGAGCGGCAAGAGCGTGCGCGACGGCAGCGGTACGCTGCACACACAGAAGGATGGTGACATCGAATTCGTCACCCTCGACCTGAGCAAGCGCGAGGTGGACGGCTACTACAACGGCTTCGCCAACCGTACGTTGTGGCCGCTGCTGCATTTCCGCCTCGATCTGGTCGACTACGACCGTGGCACCCGCGAGACCTACCACAAGGTCAACGCGCTGTTCGCCGACAAGCTCGCGCCGCTGTTGCGCGAGGATGACATCGTCTGGATCCACGACTACCACCTGATCCCGCTTGGTGCGCTGCTGCGCGAGCGTGGCATCGGCTGCCGCATCGGCTTCTTCCTGCATATCCCGATGCCGTCGGCCGACCTGTTGCAGGCGATGCCCGACCACCTGCGGCTGTTCTCCGCGCTGTATGCCTACGATCTGGTCGGCTTCCAGACCCAGCGCGACGCCGATCGCTTCCAGACCTACCTGCGCCTGTTCGGCGGTGGCCGCGTACTCGACAACGGCGAACTGGAAGCACCAGGCGGGCGCCGCTTCCGCGCCGCGGCCTTCCCGATCGGCATCGACACCGAACTGATCGCACGCCAGGCCGGCACCGCCGCCACCAAGGCCGCCGTAAAGAACCTGCGCGCCAGCCTGCGTGATCGCCAGCTGGCGATCGGCGTCGATCGCCTGGATTATTCCAAGGGCCTGCCCGAGCGCTTCCTCGGCTTCGAACGGTATCTTGAGCGCCATCCCGACCAGCGCGGCTCGCTGACCTACCTGCAGATCGCGCCGGTCTCGCGCGGTGACGTCACCGAGTACCGGCAGCTGCGCAGCCAGCTGGAACAGATCGCCGGCCACATCAACGGTGGCCACGCTGAACCCGACTGGACGCCGCTGCGCTACGTCAACCAGAACTTCACCCATGCGACGCTGACCGGCTTCTACCGGGCGGCGGCGGTCGGCCTGGTCACGCCACTTCGCGATGGCATGAACCTGGTGGCCAAGGAGTACGTGGCCTCGCAGGACCCGGAGGATCCGGGTGTGCTGGTGCTGTCGCTGCTGGCCGGCGCCGCTGACGAACTGAAGCAGGCACTGCTGGTGAACCCGCACGATCTGGACGGCGTGGCCGATGCCATCGCCACCGCGGCGACGATGTCACTGCACCGGCGCAAGGAGCGCTGGCACGCGATGATGGAGCACCTGCGCACCTACGACATCAACCACTGGCGCCGCAGCTACCTGGACGCGCTGGAAGGTTGA
- a CDS encoding outer membrane protein assembly factor BamD codes for MIRRSAMLSAPVRLTALLLVLVIAATGCHRGAKKGDRPDEGTPVEQLYEKSHKLMQGGNWSGAESSFRRLVAQYPYGPYTEQAMIETAYAQYKAGKHDDAVSSIDRFIRTYPTHRNIAYLYYLRGLANSNRSTVFLRRVWSLDASRRDLSTPHQAYSDFNIVVDRYPNSRYAADARQRMLELRDVFAQHELDNALYYMRRGAWVSAAGRANYLLENYPQSAFQYDAVAVLADSYTHLGNKTLADDARRVLQLNQPDHPWLEGKWPKYPWMIRKLNPFAGEKSASTGQRNARLEKK; via the coding sequence ATGATCCGACGCTCCGCCATGCTCTCCGCGCCCGTCCGCCTCACCGCCCTGCTGCTGGTGCTGGTCATCGCCGCCACCGGCTGCCACCGTGGTGCCAAGAAGGGTGATCGCCCCGATGAAGGGACGCCGGTCGAACAGTTGTACGAGAAGAGCCACAAGCTGATGCAGGGTGGCAACTGGAGCGGGGCTGAATCCAGCTTCCGCCGTCTGGTGGCCCAGTATCCGTACGGCCCGTACACCGAACAGGCAATGATCGAAACCGCCTACGCGCAGTACAAGGCCGGCAAGCACGATGACGCGGTGTCCAGCATCGACCGCTTCATCCGTACCTACCCGACCCATCGCAACATCGCGTACCTGTACTACCTGCGCGGCCTGGCCAACTCCAACCGCAGTACGGTTTTCCTCCGTCGCGTATGGTCCCTGGATGCCAGCCGCCGCGACCTGTCCACGCCGCACCAGGCGTATTCGGACTTCAACATCGTGGTGGACCGCTACCCGAACAGCCGCTACGCCGCCGATGCGCGCCAGCGCATGCTGGAGCTGCGTGACGTGTTCGCCCAGCACGAGCTGGACAACGCCCTGTACTACATGCGCCGCGGCGCCTGGGTCTCGGCCGCCGGCCGCGCCAACTACCTGCTGGAAAACTACCCGCAGAGCGCCTTCCAGTACGACGCTGTGGCGGTGCTGGCCGATTCCTACACCCACCTGGGCAACAAGACCCTGGCCGACGACGCCCGCCGCGTCCTGCAGCTGAACCAGCCGGACCACCCGTGGCTGGAAGGCAAGTGGCCGAAGTACCCGTGGATGATCCGCAAGCTGAACCCGTTTGCCGGCGAGAAGTCCGCCAGCACCGGCCAGCGCAACGCGCGACTGGAAAAGAAATAA
- a CDS encoding thiol-disulfide oxidoreductase DCC family protein translates to MKAGSNRSEAAAEAGSAVIVFDGVCALCNRWVRFLLRFDRTGRYRFAAMQGAQGSAMLRAHGLDPQDPMSLLLLDAQGAWTDTDAILRVLAGLGGAWRLTGVLRALPRGWRDAAYRALARNRYRWFGRHDACYLPAPEQAARFLD, encoded by the coding sequence ATGAAGGCTGGCTCGAACCGCAGTGAGGCCGCCGCCGAGGCGGGCAGCGCGGTGATCGTATTCGATGGCGTATGCGCGCTGTGCAACCGCTGGGTGCGTTTCCTGCTGCGCTTCGACCGCACGGGGCGCTACCGCTTCGCGGCGATGCAGGGCGCGCAGGGCAGCGCGATGTTGCGCGCGCACGGGCTGGACCCGCAGGACCCGATGTCGTTACTGCTGCTGGACGCGCAGGGTGCCTGGACCGACACCGATGCGATCCTGCGGGTGCTGGCGGGGCTGGGCGGCGCCTGGCGCCTGACCGGCGTGCTGCGGGCACTGCCGCGCGGCTGGCGTGATGCCGCGTACCGCGCGCTGGCGCGCAACCGTTACCGCTGGTTCGGGCGGCATGACGCCTGTTACCTGCCCGCACCGGAGCAGGCCGCGCGGTTTCTGGATTGA
- a CDS encoding glycoside hydrolase family 15 protein: protein MTQPDLDLGVVGNGSFGALVDKRARVVWSCLPTFDGDPTFCALLGPNQQTGGDFAIELEDFASSEQEYLTNTAILRTVLRDAHGGELEILDFAPRWRQNDRFYRPVSLIRQVRPLAGSPRITVHARPLADWGARVPESTWGSNHVRWILPEHVLRLTTDVPVRFVRDGLPFVLNHPIHLILGVDESLNRSISGYVQEAFQRTRDYWREWVRYLSIPLEWQDAVIRSAITLKLCQYEDSGAIIAAMTTSIPEAPGSVRNWDYRYCWLRDAAFVVRALNRLGATRTMEQFLGYIFNLATTDGTLQPLYGIGFEAKLDEDEVPSLSGYRGMGPVRRGNLAWVQRQHDVYGSVVLASTQLFFDRRLQDPGDAHTFARLEPLGEQAFALHDVPDAGLWEFRGRTEVHTYTSAMCWAACDRLCKIAVRLKRDDRAHYWRERADTIHARIMAESWSEELGHFTDTFGGHRLDASLLLLADIGFIDAMDARFVATVDAIGRDLKHGNSLYRYVAPDDFGEPETSFTICTFWYIDALAAIGRMDEAREMFELLLKQRNHLGLLSEDLAFDSGEAWGNFPQTYSHVGLITAAMRLSRSWQEAS from the coding sequence ATGACCCAACCCGATCTTGATCTGGGCGTGGTCGGCAACGGCAGCTTCGGCGCCCTGGTCGACAAACGTGCCCGCGTTGTCTGGAGCTGCCTGCCCACCTTCGACGGCGACCCCACCTTCTGTGCCCTGCTCGGCCCCAACCAGCAGACCGGTGGCGACTTCGCCATCGAGCTGGAGGACTTCGCGAGCAGCGAGCAGGAATACCTGACCAACACCGCGATCCTGCGCACCGTGCTGCGCGACGCGCACGGTGGCGAACTGGAAATCCTCGATTTCGCCCCCCGCTGGCGCCAGAACGATCGCTTCTACCGCCCAGTCAGCCTGATCCGCCAGGTGCGCCCGCTGGCTGGCAGCCCACGCATCACCGTGCACGCACGCCCGCTGGCCGACTGGGGCGCGCGCGTGCCGGAGTCCACCTGGGGCAGCAACCATGTGCGCTGGATTCTGCCCGAGCATGTGCTGCGGCTGACCACCGACGTGCCGGTGCGCTTCGTACGCGACGGCCTGCCATTCGTACTCAACCATCCCATCCACCTGATCCTGGGGGTGGATGAGTCGCTCAACCGCTCGATCAGCGGCTACGTGCAGGAGGCCTTCCAGCGTACCCGCGACTACTGGCGCGAATGGGTGCGCTACCTGTCCATTCCGCTGGAATGGCAGGATGCGGTGATCCGCAGTGCGATCACCCTGAAGCTGTGCCAGTACGAGGACAGCGGCGCGATCATCGCGGCGATGACCACCTCCATTCCGGAAGCCCCCGGCAGCGTGCGCAACTGGGACTACCGCTACTGCTGGCTGCGTGATGCGGCGTTCGTGGTGCGTGCGCTGAACCGCCTCGGCGCAACGCGCACGATGGAACAGTTCCTCGGCTACATCTTCAACCTGGCCACCACCGACGGCACGCTGCAGCCACTGTATGGCATCGGCTTCGAGGCCAAGCTGGACGAAGACGAAGTCCCCAGCCTGTCCGGCTACCGCGGCATGGGCCCGGTACGGCGCGGCAACCTGGCCTGGGTGCAGCGCCAGCACGATGTCTACGGCAGCGTGGTGCTGGCCTCCACCCAGCTGTTCTTCGACCGCCGCCTGCAGGATCCGGGTGATGCGCACACCTTCGCCCGTCTGGAACCCTTGGGCGAGCAGGCGTTCGCCCTGCACGACGTACCCGATGCCGGCCTGTGGGAATTCCGCGGCCGCACCGAAGTGCACACCTACACCAGCGCGATGTGCTGGGCCGCATGCGACCGCCTGTGCAAGATCGCCGTACGCCTGAAGCGCGATGACCGCGCCCATTACTGGCGCGAGCGCGCCGACACCATCCACGCGCGCATCATGGCCGAATCCTGGAGTGAGGAGCTGGGCCACTTCACCGACACCTTTGGTGGCCATCGGCTGGATGCCTCGTTGCTGCTGCTGGCCGACATCGGCTTCATCGACGCGATGGATGCGCGCTTTGTCGCCACCGTCGATGCCATCGGCCGCGATCTCAAGCATGGCAATTCGCTGTACCGCTATGTCGCACCGGATGACTTCGGCGAACCGGAAACCAGCTTCACCATCTGCACCTTCTGGTACATCGATGCGCTGGCGGCCATCGGACGCATGGACGAAGCACGCGAGATGTTCGAACTGCTGCTGAAGCAGCGCAACCACCTGGGCCTGCTGTCGGAGGATCTGGCCTTCGACAGCGGCGAGGCCTGGGGCAATTTCCCGCAGACCTATTCGCACGTCGGCCTGATCACCGCCGCGATGCGCCTGTCGCGGTCCTGGCAGGAGGCATCGTGA